The Gemmatimonadota bacterium genome has a window encoding:
- a CDS encoding phosphate--AMP phosphotransferase — translation RDPGGPRAARDGRTGGSSIPHSMLETSDLSRELTRKEYDRLRRIYQKKIWEIEHEVYLRRQSVVIVYEGWDAAGKGGNIKRLVRRMDPRGYDVFPIAAPNDIELAHHYLWRFWIKMPKAGHFAIFDRSWYGRVLVERVEGFATIQEWQRAYREINEMEEQMANYGTLLFKFWIDIDKDEQLKRFQDREKVPSKQWKITDEDWRNREKWNQYRDAVDDMLYRTNTDYAPWTIVESNCKLYARIKTLKTVVKTLEKHLIKH, via the coding sequence TCGCGATCCAGGCGGGCCGCGAGCTGCGCGTGATGGTCGAACCGGAGGATCCTCAATCCCGCATTCTATGCTCGAAACATCTGATTTGTCCAGAGAACTCACGCGCAAAGAATACGATCGCCTGCGCCGCATTTATCAAAAAAAGATATGGGAAATCGAGCACGAAGTGTATTTGCGAAGGCAGTCGGTAGTCATTGTGTACGAAGGCTGGGATGCTGCGGGAAAGGGAGGCAATATCAAACGCCTGGTGCGCCGCATGGACCCGCGGGGATACGACGTGTTCCCCATCGCCGCGCCAAATGATATTGAATTGGCACATCACTATTTGTGGCGGTTCTGGATCAAAATGCCCAAAGCCGGTCATTTTGCCATCTTTGATCGGTCGTGGTACGGACGCGTTCTGGTCGAGCGCGTAGAGGGATTTGCGACAATACAGGAATGGCAGCGCGCGTACCGCGAAATCAACGAAATGGAAGAACAGATGGCAAATTACGGCACCTTATTATTCAAATTCTGGATCGATATCGACAAAGACGAACAATTGAAGCGCTTTCAAGACCGCGAAAAAGTACCGTCCAAACAGTGGAAAATTACGGATGAAGACTGGCGCAATCGAGAGAAATGGAATCAGTATCGCGACGCAGTGGATGACATGTTGTATCGCACGAATACAGATTATGCGCCGTGGACCATTGTCGAGTCCAATTGCAAGCTATATGCGCGCATTAAAACGCTGAAAACAGTGGTCAAAACCCTGGAAAAACACTTGATCAAGCATTGA
- a CDS encoding ABC transporter ATP-binding protein has protein sequence MSELAIELRDIHKVFVTDSNRVQALAQISLQIAQGEFVSMIGPSGCGKTSLMRIVGDLETPTKGTVRVLGKIPETARRERLVGFVFQHPSLLAWRTVEENVRLPAEVFGDTEVLSRVSEMIDIVGLAGFEQAYPRELSGGMQSRVAIARVLTFRPSVLLMDEPFGALDEMTREKMQIELLRIWQATGAAVLFITHSISEALLLSDRVVVMSARPGKIAEDLSVHFPHPRENTLRADPQFVAMEAHLRERLEG, from the coding sequence GTGAGTGAATTAGCCATTGAACTGCGGGATATTCACAAGGTTTTTGTGACCGACAGCAACCGGGTGCAGGCACTCGCACAAATTTCTCTGCAAATAGCGCAGGGGGAATTTGTCAGTATGATCGGACCCTCGGGATGTGGCAAAACGAGCTTAATGCGGATTGTCGGCGACCTGGAAACACCGACAAAGGGCACGGTTCGCGTACTGGGAAAAATACCCGAAACCGCACGGCGCGAACGGTTGGTGGGCTTTGTATTTCAACATCCCTCGCTTCTCGCCTGGCGCACGGTAGAAGAAAATGTGCGCCTACCCGCAGAGGTCTTTGGAGACACAGAGGTTTTAAGCCGGGTCTCTGAGATGATCGACATTGTCGGACTGGCGGGATTTGAGCAGGCGTATCCACGCGAACTATCGGGCGGCATGCAATCGCGGGTCGCCATAGCCAGAGTCTTGACCTTCCGCCCATCTGTTTTGCTTATGGACGAGCCTTTTGGAGCACTGGATGAAATGACGCGAGAAAAAATGCAAATTGAACTCTTGCGAATATGGCAGGCGACCGGTGCTGCTGTCTTATTCATTACCCACAGCATCTCCGAGGCATTGCTCCTGTCCGACCGCGTTGTGGTCATGTCTGCCAGACCCGGCAAAATCGCGGAAGACCTGAGCGTTCATTTTCCCCATCCCCGAGAAAACACCTTGCGCGCCGACCCTCAATTCGTGGCCATGGAAGCCCACCTGCGCGAGCGGCTGGAAGGATGA